Proteins encoded within one genomic window of Mya arenaria isolate MELC-2E11 chromosome 13, ASM2691426v1:
- the LOC128215312 gene encoding uncharacterized protein LOC128215312, with the protein MIQAKFNASASEQRDADHLEKSGTICARSTGMGPVPSKYSLVTEAVMDDVGRSTASVVGAATMATDSTFNMLISIEQPVFVAPAPALTPSQGPVKRKNCCCDCHTEVERLMAKQLKLQIQYLKFKLKRTGDTTFEQ; encoded by the exons ATGATCCAGGCCAAGTTCAATGCGTCTGCATCTGAGCAACGAGATGCAGACCACTTGGAAAAAAGTGGGACAATCTGTGCGCGCTCCACAG GGATGGGACCAGTGCCTTCGAAATACAGCCTCGTCACAGAGGCTGTGATGGATGATGTTGGCAGGAGTACTGCCTCTGTTGTTGGAGCCGCAACTATGGCTACTGACAGTACCTTCAACATGCTTATCAG TATTGAACAACCAGTATTCGTAGCTCCAGCCCCCGCCCTGACACCATCTCAAGGCCCTGTAAAGAG AAAGAACTGTTGCTGTGATTGCCACACGGAGGTGGAAAGGCTGATGGCCAAACAACTGAAGCTACAGATCCAGTATTtgaagtttaaattaaaaagaactGGAGATACTACATTTGAACAGTAG